ATAATGCTTGAATGCGTGCTTCTCAGTAAGGATCAGTGAAAATGCTATTATATTCTGCCTGGAGCACTTTTTCATCCTGGTGGTGCAGGTGGGATGTAGGTTATTCAGCCTGATGGTTTCAAAGCTGGAGGAAATACCACCTGTGTCCTAACAGGACTCTGGGACCAGCCAGTGTGGTGCATAGTATCAGCTCAAGTGATGACAGCACATAAACATTTAACTCCAAATTAACAGAATGTTCTTGTTTTCAAAAGCTGCTCATCCTTTTGGAGCCTGTGACTGCCTTGTTGTATATGAGTCAATAGTGAAGGAACACAGACAGTACTTAAACTGTCATCTGTGTATGAAAATGGGTCAGATAAAAATGGCAAGTCACAGCTTGCTGAGCAAGAGGTCAGTCACTGAACACCATCTTAATGTTGCCACTAATGTCTTTTTGGATCTGTAACACTCAAAGCAAAGTTACAAATGAGTGCTAGAGGAATGCTTCAGGTTGTTATATACAGCTAGAAACCTTGCCTGTAATTCCAAAAGCTTAGACCAGTGATCCAAGAGACACCTTTCAGTTAATTGAGAAACTGAGTGCAATTTATACTGTGGGTTTTCTAATACTTCTTCACAGCAGCTCAAGGAAAACAAACCTATAGTCTGGCTTCTGGGAGGTGGTTGAGCTCTAAGTGATTCTGCCTCATGAGTTTGTAGGATGCCTGAAGAAAGAGTTTTGTcctaaaacactttttaaatacCACGTGTAAGTGATAGATATAAAGGACAGATGGAGGACCATGAAATAAGTCTGAGGCCTCTCATTGGAGTGATCACAAATCAGACAGCTGATTAAGTTATATTGCCTTGTTTCAAAAATCAGAATTGCTATGCTAAATAGTCTTGAGCTATTTCACTGTGTTTTGGTTAAAGTGGAATGTCTAGACTTTGGGCCACTCTGCCCTTGTGACCACTTCTGTCCAAATGTTACTTCCTACTTGTATGCCAAAACCTGGATTTTAGTTTGTCTTAGCTGTTCTAAAGCTGGGtcattttaaagcttgttttgaCTATGACAAAAATGATGGATCTTTTTATAGAGACGTAATAGAATACAGTGTTCAGGAAAGCTTCAGCTTCCAGTTGTGTAGGCATAGTCTTGTCACAAGGGAAGCTAAAATgatatcctggtttcggctgggatagagttaatttccttccttgtagctggtacagtgctgtgttttggatttagtatgagaataatgttaataacacactgatgttttagttgttgctaagcagtggtTACACTAAGGatttctcatactgccctgccagtgagaagctgggaggggacacaaccaggacagctgacccaaactggccaaaggggtattccatactgtatgatgtcatgctgaacaaaaaaactgaggggagttggctgggggggcgcagctgctgctcggggactggctgggcatcggttggcaggtggcgagcaattgcattgtgcatcacttgttttgtatattcttttatcattattattttcccttccttctttgtcctattaaattgtctttatctcaactgacgaattttactacttttttcttgattctttcccccatcccactgtgggggagtgagtgaacggctgtgtggtgtttagctgcctgctgggttaaaccatgacagttggGTATATTGACTTCAAAATCTGTTCGATTGTTGTgttgtatgttttgttttttgttttttaaatagttatgagctagaacatttaaaaaaaaaaaaaccaccaaaaacaaaaCTGAGGCAATGAAGTCCAAACAGATTCAATGTGTTTCTGATCAAGCAACTTCCTTTGTATTGAGTCACCTAGTGTAGTTGGGGCAGCAGAGATAAAATAGCTCCCAAATACAGAAATGTGAGTCTTAATTGAATGCATTAAACTTGTAAGAGTTTTTTGATACAATTTCTGCTTTTGATCTTAGGGCCTTTCAGTTACCTTGATGATGTCCCATTTAAGATAGGAGACAAATTCACAACCCCAGCGAAGGTTGGATTACCCATTGGTTTCTGCCTGCATGATTCTTCTCAGCTTGTCAGAGAAGCCCAGGTAAGTGATGTGTTTTGCCTTTCCACTCTCTTCCTACTCACCCCTGGCCCCCAACACATGGTGCTGTAAATCACAAGTAGTCACAGTTTGCACACGTGTTCAAATGTTAGTCTTGTTGGTCCCGTAGTGTCATTTCATATGCCAGGCAGTAGCTGCAGAAGATCTGTTAGAATATATAGAAAGATAAAAATGATAGGCTGTGCAAAAAGTTTCTATTTCTTATCACTTTAAAAAGCCTAATAGCATTTATTTTAGTGTATCTACTTCAAAAAAGCACCATGGTTTTGTGTAATAGTTATAGGTCTAAATGTTACCCTGACTAAATTTGAGTAGcgtttttaagaggaaaaatggTAAGAACTGATACACCCCTGCTATGGCATACTTGCAGAATCTTGTTTGAGGGTAACAGGTGTTTCTATAACCATACTTTATGGGTTCTCACAATAGCAGGATGAAGAAATAAACTTCCAGTTCTTGTTTTCTGCGCAGTTCTGAGTGGGAATTCTTTTTCAGCTGTAGGGCAAACAGGTTACAGCTTGGCACGGATGACttccaggtctttgaggagcatGTCTCTGTTACCATAAACTCTTGGTAGCATAAAATCAATTGCTTTAGCATAAATGTTGAAAATCTAATCTCCAAATCTAATCTACAAATGCAGGTTGTGATACAGGAAATCTAATGGAACTATGTTGTCTCATTTGGATCCATGATTTTCCTTGGTCAGTCCAAACTGATGATTGTTTTCACTTCAGCTGTGACAGATTGCTGTAGAtgactctgcattttttttccctgccctgcAACTCATCCACTGGAGAGCTGAATATCTGAATTACCCTACATCATGGCTTTTTCATTATAACCATTAAATGATTACCTGATTGTCCTAATACACACATTTCCACCCAGCTAAGTTGGTGTGGGAGAGCTAAAGGAGACTCTAATGTCTTATTGCTGGCTTCATAGTGCTATGTCTCCATTTTCCTGCCAAGCTGAGGCTCCAAGTATAGTATGCCAAATTGGACTGCAACACCTTGCATAATATGATGTGACTATGTAGACTATGCATCTCGCAGTGCAATTTGACTTTTTTTACAGCTGTAGtgagagctgtttaaaaaaaaaagtgcagggAAACAAAACTGCTTGAAgccatatattttatataaatatcccccatttttttaatattaaaaaaaatacggCTTTAGTCCATCTTGGGgggtatgtgtgtatatataaccacacacacacacaactaagATAGCTCTGCTCAGATAGCAAAGAATGTATAATGAGTAGTGCCCAGCACTTCTGCCAGTGAGTTGTTTTTCAAAGTCACCTTGCTGATAAACAGTGTATCGCACCTCTTGGAGTCTTAGAGCTGAGGGAAGGGAAAACTGTTATACAGTTGAGACAACAGTCTCCAGGATCTCGCTGGAGTCTCCTGTAGGATAGGATGTGACGCAACACATAGTGAGTCCCAGAAAAGCCTAGTAGAGGCCTAGCAAGCCTTGCTGGTTTGTTGCTCTTTATAGCTAGGAATTTGTATGACCTACCAGTCCCATGGCAAGAGCACTCCTGTTTGGTTCTGTGCTGTTATACTGGCAAGGATATCTTATGACTTCTTGTGAGTCACAGGTAGGTTATACCCTGGACTTAGCTTGTAGGCTGTGTTCTCTGAACACTTTGTGGTTATTTAAAGAGCATTTGAAGCTGTTCATTATTCATAAGATATTACTGCTTTAAGTAATTTAGTCTGTTCAGAATTTTGTCCTCTCAACCAGGCCACTATGGTGGTCAGTAAACTGGTAGTGAGTAGCTTACAAATGCCTTCCTGTGCTAACCTGGCCCTGAAGGAGCTGATGTTAAATGAGAAAAGCTTGTGGGATCCTGTCATGCCAGTAACTGCAGCAAAATCTGCTATTGCAGGTAGTTATCATCGGTGTAGCCAGTATATCCCCTTTGGCTGGTGAGCCATTGGCACTGGAGTAAGAATACCAACCCCTCTTAAACCAGTGGGTATAAAACTCTAATATCAAGTTCCTTAAGAATCTTTTAGGGGGAACTGAGTAATACCGTACCGGTCTTTGGATGCAAAAATACTCTGCTGTAGTTTTGAATGACATGTGGAACTTGTGGACAGGGGGTAGTTCAGTGGTGCCAGATCTGGGTATGATTGTCCATCTAGTAATGCATTAGACTTCCCCTGCTACATCCATTGTcttggggggagagggtgggagggCTGTGAAACTGATGTTGGGATGATCAGTAGCTCTAAAGCAAAACTAAATGTAGGAAGGAGGCAAAATATGATATTCTAATCCAGACTATAGACAGGTTTTGCTGCTAGAGGCAAAATGAACTACTACTGGTGTCTTCTAGCTTTGCCAGTCTGTAGGTTACAAGAGATACTGGGAAAAAATTGATGCCTGTCCATGGTAACTCATATAGCTCTTATTCTGTTACTTATGTTGATGTTAGAAGTAGTGGTTATGATCCTTataactatcttttttttttcccccctctcctttcccttctgcccTTGGTCAGTATGACTtctcactggaaaagaaaacaatcaagTGGGCTGAAGATATCAAAAAAATTGAAGCTGCCCAGAGAGAAGCTGAATGCAAGGCAGAAGAAGTGCTAGCGAACTCAAAAGCagctccagaggacagcaacaaaATGGGGTTCTCAGAGGGACCTTGCCCTGAGGCCATGCCTCCTCCTATTAACCCCATCCTCGCTAGCCTGCAGCACAATAATATTCTTACTCCCACGCCAGTCAACAGCAGCGCTGTGAAGCAGAAGGTTCTCAGTTCACCTCATCCAAAAGCAGACTTCAACCCAGCTGATTTTGAATGTGAAGATGACCCATTTGACAAACTGGAATTAAAAACTATCGATGataaggaggaattaaaaaatattcttgaaattCATGTTGGTACTGCTGGGCCAATTGTTGCCCAGCTGTTAGATAATACTTTGCCCAAAGGAGGGTCTGAGTCTGTGTTGCAAGATGAGGAAGTTCTGGCATCCATAGAAAGGGCCGCGTTGGACTTCAAGCCCCTTCACAAACCCAATGGCTTTATCACTTTACCGCAGTTGGGAAACTGTGAAAAGATGTCCTTGTCTTCCAAAGTGTCCCTGTCCCCTATCACTTCAGTGAGCAATATCAAATCCCTGTCCTTTCCTAAACTTGACTCTGATGAGAGTGATCAAAAATCATCAAAGCTCACGAGCACTTTCCACAGCACCTCCTGTCTTCGCAATGGCACTTTGCTCAGCTCTTTGCAGACCTGTGCTCAGAGTAAAGCTAGTGAACTGAATGGACACCATATGGTTGGTCTTTCTGCTCTAAATGAGGACAGTGGCATGGAGACATCAACATTATCCTCTTCATCCAGGCTGCCTTTCCTGGCTGTGTCAACAGTTTGTACAGAAGAATCATCATCTCGAAGCACAGTGACTACGGTAAACATGCAGTGGATTAGGATTGGGGTTGCTGGGGAGATGTGGAGGTGCGGAGGCAAATGTTGCTTCTGAAATGTCCTGTCATTTAATGGGAATGGTGTGTAGATCATGTGTGGTAGTTCCTCTTCATTTATGCAGCAAATTGATCAAACAGGTCTTTGCGCTGGCAGTTCTGAACCTCAGATTATTACTCT
The DNA window shown above is from Aptenodytes patagonicus chromosome W, bAptPat1.pri.cur, whole genome shotgun sequence and carries:
- the LOC143172002 gene encoding ubiquitin-associated protein 1-like translates to MASKKLGSDSHGPFSYLDDVPFKIGDKFTTPAKVGLPIGFCLHDSSQLVREAQYDFSLEKKTIKWAEDIKKIEAAQREAECKAEEVLANSKAAPEDSNKMGFSEGPCPEAMPPPINPILASLQHNNILTPTPVNSSAVKQKVLSSPHPKADFNPADFECEDDPFDKLELKTIDDKEELKNILEIHVGTAGPIVAQLLDNTLPKGGSESVLQDEEVLASIERAALDFKPLHKPNGFITLPQLGNCEKMSLSSKVSLSPITSVSNIKSLSFPKLDSDESDQKSSKLTSTFHSTSCLRNGTLLSSLQTCAQSKASELNGHHMVGLSALNEDSGMETSTLSSSSRLPFLAVSTVCTEESSSRSTVTTVHPDYKETEIPVVMHQNFPVSKVPNNTNCTKQLGGPAPELQQVLSVSERQCIETVVNMGYSPENVLKAMKKKGQNIDQVLDYLFAHGQLCEKGFDPLLVEAALEMHQCSEEKITELLQLMSQFKEMGFELKDIKEVLLLHNNDQHNALEDLMARAGAS